In Flavivirga abyssicola, the following are encoded in one genomic region:
- a CDS encoding SusC/RagA family TonB-linked outer membrane protein — MEDCLSPINFTYEFTENKTVVVKRKPQSIVNKQLIQTLNSNLQLQLSGLVTDDKGAPLPGASVIVKGTQNGTQTDFDGKFSLEVNSEDVVLVVSYIGFLTQEVSVNQQTNLSIILKENASELEEVVIIGFGTTTKAKAVGAVTSVKGERLEQTPFNNASEALQGQVSGLVVNRQGGAPGDIPRISIRGGETPLFVIDGVIRDEFTFATINPEDIESISFLKDAVSTAVYGTRAGDGIILVKTKRGANNKLKLRYSTNYQLSEPTVLPKKMNSLQFAQLNNDAARYDGIDPIFTQEEINIIRSGEDQVRYPNTDWQELAFRDYTAMRRHNISLNGGGDRTNYFLSLGYLDQDGILKSNAITLERYNIRSNISTTFENLGLNVSLNIDASLQKERNPSIGGNTIFRQISYLTSPLEPVFNPDGTYAAGSNPLARADRGSGYVRERDKYINTQLNIKWEVPGVEGLTAGVMGSYRESDEFNKTWSLTVPRYNPAGDVANSLPPSLNQSARYNSILDLEASLSYKSTFGMHHGIDATAVYVQREGVNENFSASRINYESSAVDQLFAGPSEGQNNSGSASENAFAGVVGRVKYDYDSTYILEFSGRYDGNDNFASGKKWGFFPAIGGAWVISNEKFMESLSEKNILNNLKFRFSFGETGIVQGVNRFGYLSTYSLEPNVINIGNTLINGYSEGNLVSPNELTWFTRKSNNIGLDFSSLNYELEGSIDYFLYNTTGFLVSPEDRYSAPLGKNLPQIKSDSEQRRAGWEFSLRYKKKLTEDFYFEIGGNMSYFDQIWVKKVDEDEASLKNPYVRETHQKDFFRRMYLSDGYYQDEFLLLNTPRPSNDSNIQLGDLRYIDSNGDGKIDDDDRRRIGKPSFPHLNYGFNFSTRYKAWSFSGLIQGTGDRYIDLGLRSEIPKELLLEYQLDYWSPENPNARFQRISTVFDNPNGLDSDHKLFNAKYVRVKNLQIGYDFKKGVLKNLKGISGLRLSLTGTNLFTISDVNDYFDPESWTARSNNFDGNVTGSTYPIQRTYTLGLNVEF, encoded by the coding sequence TTGGAAGACTGCCTTTCTCCAATTAATTTTACTTACGAATTCACAGAAAACAAAACCGTAGTAGTTAAAAGAAAACCCCAATCGATAGTTAACAAACAGCTAATTCAGACATTAAATAGCAACTTACAGTTACAATTGAGTGGTTTGGTAACAGATGACAAAGGAGCACCTTTACCAGGAGCCTCTGTTATTGTGAAGGGGACACAAAATGGAACACAGACTGATTTTGATGGTAAATTTTCTTTAGAAGTTAACTCAGAGGATGTTGTGTTGGTTGTTTCTTATATAGGGTTCTTAACTCAGGAAGTTTCGGTAAATCAACAGACAAACTTATCTATTATATTAAAAGAAAATGCTTCAGAACTGGAAGAAGTCGTAATTATAGGTTTTGGAACAACTACAAAAGCAAAAGCTGTAGGTGCAGTTACTAGTGTAAAGGGTGAAAGATTAGAGCAGACTCCTTTTAATAATGCATCTGAAGCATTGCAAGGCCAGGTATCAGGTTTAGTTGTTAACAGACAAGGTGGAGCACCGGGAGATATTCCACGAATTTCTATTCGAGGAGGAGAAACCCCTCTTTTTGTAATTGATGGCGTTATTAGGGATGAATTTACGTTTGCTACTATCAATCCGGAAGATATTGAGTCAATATCATTTTTAAAAGATGCGGTGTCAACAGCAGTTTATGGTACTCGTGCAGGTGATGGTATAATATTGGTAAAAACAAAACGGGGGGCAAATAATAAACTAAAACTAAGATATTCCACGAATTATCAATTGAGTGAACCTACGGTATTACCTAAAAAGATGAATTCGCTGCAGTTTGCTCAGTTGAATAATGATGCAGCAAGGTATGATGGCATAGATCCTATTTTTACACAAGAGGAAATAAATATTATAAGAAGCGGCGAAGACCAAGTCAGATACCCAAATACAGATTGGCAAGAATTGGCATTTAGAGACTATACGGCTATGCGAAGGCATAATATTTCTTTAAATGGAGGGGGGGATAGAACGAACTATTTTTTGTCGCTTGGTTATTTGGATCAGGATGGGATTTTAAAATCTAATGCAATTACTTTAGAACGATATAATATACGAAGCAATATAAGTACAACATTTGAAAATTTAGGACTAAATGTTAGTTTAAATATTGATGCTAGTTTACAAAAAGAGAGAAACCCATCTATAGGGGGAAATACTATTTTCCGTCAGATAAGTTATCTTACTTCACCATTAGAGCCTGTTTTTAATCCTGATGGAACATATGCTGCTGGATCTAATCCATTGGCACGTGCAGACAGAGGGTCAGGGTATGTAAGAGAACGAGATAAATATATAAATACTCAGTTAAATATAAAATGGGAAGTCCCAGGAGTAGAAGGTTTAACAGCGGGAGTAATGGGCAGTTATAGAGAATCAGATGAATTTAATAAAACATGGAGTTTAACAGTCCCAAGATATAATCCAGCGGGAGATGTGGCTAACTCCTTGCCACCGTCTTTAAATCAATCTGCTAGGTATAATAGTATATTAGATTTAGAGGCTAGTTTGTCATATAAAAGTACGTTTGGTATGCATCATGGTATTGATGCGACTGCTGTTTATGTGCAGCGTGAAGGCGTTAATGAGAATTTTTCGGCTTCAAGAATTAATTATGAGTCTAGTGCCGTAGATCAATTGTTTGCGGGACCTTCTGAAGGGCAAAATAATTCAGGTTCCGCTAGTGAAAATGCTTTTGCTGGAGTAGTAGGACGTGTTAAATATGATTATGATTCAACTTATATTTTAGAATTTAGTGGGCGTTACGACGGAAATGACAATTTTGCCTCTGGGAAAAAATGGGGGTTTTTTCCTGCTATTGGAGGTGCATGGGTTATTTCTAATGAAAAATTTATGGAGTCGCTAAGTGAGAAAAATATTTTAAACAATCTTAAATTTAGATTTTCATTTGGTGAAACAGGTATTGTACAGGGGGTAAATAGATTTGGTTACTTATCAACATATAGCCTTGAACCCAATGTTATAAATATTGGGAACACTTTAATAAATGGATACTCTGAAGGTAATTTAGTGAGTCCAAATGAATTGACTTGGTTTACTAGAAAATCAAATAATATTGGTTTAGATTTTAGTTCTTTAAATTATGAACTAGAAGGAAGTATAGATTATTTCTTGTATAATACTACGGGCTTTTTAGTAAGCCCAGAGGATAGGTATTCGGCACCATTAGGAAAAAATTTGCCACAAATAAAGTCAGATTCAGAACAGCGTAGAGCAGGATGGGAATTTAGTTTGCGGTATAAAAAGAAATTAACAGAAGATTTTTATTTCGAAATAGGAGGAAATATGTCTTATTTTGATCAAATATGGGTGAAAAAAGTAGATGAGGATGAAGCTTCTTTAAAAAACCCTTACGTAAGAGAAACACATCAGAAGGACTTTTTTAGAAGAATGTACTTATCGGATGGATACTACCAAGATGAGTTTTTATTGTTAAATACGCCAAGACCGTCTAACGACAGTAATATTCAATTAGGTGATCTTCGTTATATAGATAGTAATGGTGATGGAAAAATAGATGATGATGATCGAAGACGTATAGGTAAGCCTTCTTTTCCTCATCTTAACTATGGATTTAATTTTTCAACAAGATACAAAGCCTGGTCATTTTCTGGATTAATTCAAGGTACGGGAGATCGTTATATAGATTTAGGGCTGAGAAGTGAGATTCCAAAAGAACTTTTATTGGAATACCAATTGGATTATTGGAGTCCAGAAAACCCTAATGCAAGATTTCAAAGAATATCTACGGTTTTTGATAATCCTAATGGTTTAGATTCAGATCATAAGTTGTTCAATGCTAAATATGTTAGAGTAAAAAATTTACAGATAGGTTACGATTTCAAAAAAGGTGTTTTGAAAAATTTAAAAGGTATTTCAGGGCTTAGGCTTTCACTAACTGGAACTAATTTATTTACAATTTCTGATGTGAACGATTATTTTGACCCTGAATCATGGACAGCAAGATCAAACAATTTTGATGGTAACGTAACAGGTAGCACATATCCAATTCAACGGACATATACTTTGGGGTTAAATGTTGAATTTTAA
- a CDS encoding SEL1-like repeat protein, protein MYYKRFGVSQNYQKAVYWFERSEAPIARYFLGLCYYFGYGVPANEDRALEILLNNPTVKHLLLI, encoded by the coding sequence ATGTATTACAAAAGGTTTGGGGTGTCTCAAAATTATCAAAAGGCAGTTTATTGGTTTGAACGTAGTGAAGCCCCAATAGCAAGATATTTTTTAGGGTTGTGTTATTATTTCGGTTATGGTGTTCCAGCTAATGAAGATAGAGCTTTGGAAATTCTATTAAATAACCCAACAGTAAAACATTTGTTACTTATATAG
- a CDS encoding RNA polymerase sigma factor, whose translation MMFENNFFLAKKLSLGDNKAFDFLVSSFYQKLCTYAYTLINDHGKAEDIVQNVFAKTWVHRKKINPNFSIKSYLYKSTYNEFIDLYRKNQPVVYLEKKYLEAIDLIVENEGKNLNELMELVNYEIDNLPKKCKQIFLLNKKEGLTHIEISNYLGVSIKTVEGHITRAFKTLREKLGSKAETLLFLLFDFEQINFSQYTTKNKVN comes from the coding sequence ATGATGTTTGAAAACAATTTTTTTTTAGCAAAAAAATTAAGTTTAGGTGATAATAAAGCCTTTGATTTTTTAGTAAGTTCTTTTTATCAAAAACTTTGTACTTATGCATATACATTGATTAACGATCATGGGAAAGCTGAGGATATTGTTCAAAATGTATTTGCAAAAACTTGGGTTCACAGAAAAAAAATCAATCCAAATTTTTCAATTAAAAGCTATTTATATAAATCTACATATAATGAATTTATTGACCTATATCGAAAAAATCAACCAGTAGTTTATTTGGAGAAGAAATATCTCGAAGCCATAGACCTAATAGTAGAAAATGAGGGTAAAAATTTGAACGAGCTAATGGAATTGGTTAATTATGAAATTGACAATCTACCTAAAAAATGCAAACAAATATTTCTATTAAATAAAAAAGAAGGGCTTACTCATATAGAAATTTCAAATTACCTTGGTGTTTCAATTAAAACTGTTGAAGGTCATATTACAAGAGCTTTTAAAACACTGAGAGAAAAACTGGGTTCCAAAGCAGAGACCCTGCTTTTTTTACTATTTGATTTTGAACAAATAAATTTTTCCCAGTATACTACAAAAAATAAAGTTAATTAG
- a CDS encoding glycoside hydrolase family 88/105 protein, with translation MNKIKGVNLGVLLIVVLSVQCRTAKTEKVKTITQKVADWQIKTFEDMGKYRALPSEANREKWHHRDRYHDLEWHCGALYAGVYQFSTITDNPKYCKWLKDIGNKNGWNLYKRMYHADDHAVGQFYLNLYEKYKEEQMISPLQMRFDSILKSERVNKWHWHWCDALFMAPPVWARLSKVTKDSKYLEFMDKQYHMTYDILWDKKEQLFFRDKSYFKTRENNGEKTFWARGNGWVFAGLALMIPDLPKDWEHRDFYITVFKEMAETLKKEQRVDGSWSASLLGDEKDYPKMETSGTAFFTFGLAWGINNGILDKNVYQPVMMKAWKAIVSCVDNKGMLGYVQPVGAAPGESFKDYTEVYGSGAFLAAGTEVYKFFQKNK, from the coding sequence ATGAACAAAATAAAGGGTGTTAATTTAGGAGTATTACTTATCGTTGTGCTCTCTGTGCAGTGTAGAACAGCAAAGACAGAAAAAGTAAAAACAATTACTCAAAAAGTAGCAGATTGGCAAATTAAAACTTTTGAAGATATGGGGAAATATCGTGCCCTACCATCTGAAGCAAATCGAGAAAAATGGCATCACCGAGATCGTTATCACGATTTGGAGTGGCATTGCGGAGCCTTATATGCAGGTGTTTATCAGTTTAGTACAATAACCGATAATCCAAAATATTGTAAATGGTTAAAGGATATTGGAAATAAAAATGGTTGGAATTTATATAAACGCATGTATCATGCTGATGACCATGCAGTAGGTCAGTTTTATTTAAATCTTTATGAAAAGTACAAAGAAGAGCAAATGATAAGCCCCTTGCAAATGCGTTTTGATTCTATTTTAAAAAGCGAAAGAGTTAATAAATGGCATTGGCATTGGTGTGATGCTTTGTTTATGGCCCCGCCTGTTTGGGCAAGACTTTCAAAAGTTACTAAGGATTCTAAATATTTAGAATTCATGGATAAACAATATCATATGACTTATGACATTCTTTGGGATAAAAAAGAACAGCTTTTCTTTAGAGACAAAAGTTATTTTAAAACTAGAGAAAATAATGGTGAGAAAACGTTTTGGGCAAGAGGAAATGGTTGGGTGTTTGCTGGCTTAGCCCTCATGATTCCAGATTTGCCAAAAGATTGGGAGCATAGAGATTTCTATATAACTGTTTTTAAAGAAATGGCTGAAACATTAAAAAAAGAACAACGTGTGGATGGTTCTTGGTCTGCTAGTCTTTTAGGAGACGAGAAAGACTATCCAAAAATGGAAACAAGTGGTACTGCATTTTTTACTTTTGGACTCGCTTGGGGTATTAATAACGGTATTCTAGATAAAAATGTATACCAACCAGTGATGATGAAAGCATGGAAAGCCATAGTGTCCTGTGTTGATAATAAAGGTATGTTAGGATATGTGCAACCCGTTGGAGCAGCACCAGGTGAGAGTTTTAAGGATTATACTGAGGTATATGGATCTGGAGCATTTTTAGCTGCAGGGACAGAGGTTTATAAATTCTTTCAGAAAAATAAATAG
- a CDS encoding DUF5018-related domain-containing protein, with protein sequence MNKLIKYIPIIVLGLLLTSCLTSDLDELPTFENADIIDFRFEYRWIDNSSEFSKLKVQSLNRTITIDTISNTVNCTITVPASDDDFPDSVRADVTLSNIVGFADLTTAASMKPIGNAPVLGKVGDFSLSTIQYEVTAANNTVKVWSLIIDDFVK encoded by the coding sequence ATGAATAAATTAATAAAATACATACCAATCATCGTTTTAGGCCTACTATTAACCTCATGCTTAACCTCGGATCTTGATGAACTACCAACCTTTGAAAATGCTGATATTATAGATTTTAGATTTGAATACCGTTGGATAGATAACTCTAGTGAGTTTAGTAAATTGAAGGTGCAATCCTTAAATAGAACGATAACAATAGATACTATATCAAATACAGTAAATTGTACAATTACAGTACCGGCATCTGATGATGATTTTCCAGATTCAGTTAGAGCAGATGTAACGCTTTCAAATATTGTTGGTTTTGCAGATCTTACAACTGCTGCTAGTATGAAACCTATAGGTAATGCACCTGTATTAGGCAAAGTTGGTGATTTTAGTTTAAGTACTATCCAGTATGAAGTTACTGCAGCCAATAATACTGTAAAAGTATGGAGTCTAATTATTGATGACTTTGTTAAATAA
- a CDS encoding RagB/SusD family nutrient uptake outer membrane protein, whose translation MKNIKSLLLLLIISSMFGACEDILETKPLNRYSEENVWGDPALAQGFIYDAQNDAIRAFLSVPASSTLYSANDLHTDNQIRTGGGGNINTDGYDRFFDAGWDQFSVIRQANLIIEKVTESTIFTENQKTLFIAQGHMIRAMVYARQARFFGKYIIIDKVLTPEDDLVLGRSSTVKETYDFILNDLTIAANGLPLNGEAGMLTKGAALALKAEVALHGGAYIESNKEEYYQISKEAGEDLFNLGVYQLDNDYANIFNNYDGGLNSNEIILGYYQHIDNTRFRETIMQRIVPNLALSRLDTNATPQLSQGFSGWSRMQPTWSLVEDYLVVDEDNVAKKWNETSYYQDYMTNGGYVSKMLFKNRDKRLEASIVRDSSMYFGQLVTYRKGGNLHWNANTGSKWGMTASGFNQRKGLYEEVQLRAPVNTPYHIVVFRLGRAYLNYAEAMLRLNQPDVAIEYMNRTRTAHGGLPPLAIGTDISDVWKYFKIERRVDLFFENDRYWSLLRWGKEDGGTIISELNTNKKAFEISEDGMSFELIEIPNGYANRNRMNFSARRYLFPVPENERQLNNKLDQNPEW comes from the coding sequence ATGAAAAATATAAAAAGCTTATTACTATTATTGATAATATCTTCCATGTTCGGTGCCTGTGAAGATATACTTGAAACGAAACCTTTAAACAGGTATTCAGAAGAAAATGTTTGGGGAGATCCAGCTCTTGCTCAAGGGTTTATTTATGATGCACAAAATGATGCTATAAGAGCATTTTTGAGTGTGCCAGCAAGTTCCACTTTGTATTCTGCAAATGATTTACATACAGACAACCAGATTAGAACTGGAGGAGGAGGAAATATTAATACAGATGGCTACGATCGGTTTTTTGATGCAGGTTGGGATCAGTTCTCTGTAATAAGACAAGCTAATTTAATTATTGAAAAAGTAACTGAATCAACGATATTTACTGAAAATCAAAAGACTCTTTTTATTGCTCAAGGACACATGATCCGTGCTATGGTCTATGCACGTCAAGCACGGTTTTTTGGTAAATATATTATTATAGATAAAGTGCTTACTCCAGAAGATGACTTAGTTCTAGGTCGTTCTTCAACCGTTAAAGAAACGTATGATTTTATTTTAAATGATTTAACTATTGCAGCCAACGGCTTGCCATTGAATGGGGAAGCAGGAATGTTAACCAAGGGTGCTGCTTTAGCCCTTAAAGCAGAAGTTGCATTACATGGCGGTGCATATATTGAAAGCAATAAAGAGGAGTATTACCAAATATCTAAGGAAGCTGGTGAAGATTTATTTAATTTAGGAGTATACCAATTAGATAACGATTATGCGAACATTTTTAATAATTACGATGGAGGCTTAAATTCTAATGAGATTATTTTGGGATATTATCAGCATATTGATAATACACGTTTTAGAGAAACCATTATGCAGCGTATTGTGCCTAATTTGGCTCTCAGTAGGCTAGATACTAATGCGACACCTCAACTAAGTCAAGGTTTTTCCGGATGGAGTCGTATGCAACCAACTTGGTCATTAGTTGAAGATTATTTAGTTGTAGATGAAGATAATGTCGCAAAGAAATGGAATGAAACGTCATATTATCAAGATTATATGACAAATGGTGGATATGTTTCAAAGATGCTTTTTAAAAATAGAGATAAGCGTTTAGAAGCTTCAATTGTGAGAGATTCATCGATGTATTTTGGTCAGTTGGTAACCTATCGTAAAGGCGGTAATTTACATTGGAATGCCAATACAGGTTCAAAATGGGGCATGACAGCATCTGGATTTAATCAAAGAAAGGGGTTGTATGAAGAAGTACAGTTAAGAGCTCCCGTTAACACACCATATCATATTGTTGTATTCAGGCTTGGTCGCGCATATTTAAACTATGCAGAAGCTATGTTGCGCCTTAATCAACCCGATGTTGCTATTGAATATATGAATAGAACAAGAACTGCTCATGGCGGCTTGCCACCACTGGCAATAGGTACTGATATATCAGATGTATGGAAATATTTTAAAATTGAGCGCAGAGTTGATTTATTCTTTGAAAATGATCGGTATTGGTCATTGTTGCGTTGGGGAAAAGAAGATGGAGGTACAATTATTTCCGAGTTAAATACTAATAAGAAAGCTTTTGAAATTTCAGAGGACGGCATGTCGTTTGAACTTATTGAAATCCCAAATGGATATGCCAATAGAAACAGAATGAATTTTTCTGCAAGAAGATATCTTTTTCCTGTACCAGAAAATGAGAGACAGTTGAATAATAAACTAGACCAGAACCCTGAGTGGTAA
- a CDS encoding RNA polymerase sigma factor produces MSNDFYTSVILPNAGIIIKICRAYTDTQEDFEDYYQEVCLQIWKSRNKFLGQSKWSTWIYRLSLNVCLTLTKKKKVTTNNFSSDVPIEVIEDSNQEFTDKSLELLFKAIKQLSEIDRAVVLLYLEKKSYQEIAEIIDTNHNNIGTRINRIKKRLKKILDGKIN; encoded by the coding sequence GTGAGTAACGATTTTTATACATCAGTGATATTGCCCAATGCAGGAATTATTATTAAAATATGCAGGGCGTACACAGATACTCAAGAAGATTTTGAAGACTACTATCAAGAAGTGTGCTTGCAAATTTGGAAGAGTAGAAATAAGTTTTTAGGACAGTCAAAATGGTCCACCTGGATCTATAGGTTATCCTTAAATGTGTGTTTAACACTAACTAAAAAGAAAAAAGTAACTACAAATAATTTTTCTTCAGATGTACCAATAGAAGTTATTGAAGATAGTAATCAAGAATTTACAGATAAGTCTTTGGAGCTTCTTTTTAAGGCAATCAAGCAATTGTCAGAAATTGACAGGGCGGTTGTTTTACTCTATTTAGAAAAAAAATCATATCAAGAGATAGCAGAAATTATTGATACAAATCACAATAATATAGGCACAAGAATTAATAGAATCAAAAAACGATTAAAAAAAATATTAGATGGAAAAATCAATTGA
- a CDS encoding FecR family protein → MGSSKKHKIIIKFLNREANYKELEKLNTWLKNAKNVPIFNHFVQTEYIIALCMAEYNLKKAKKSIETKIKNSEKKQKVTLYKRMTVAATVLLIIGVSMFRLNNDHKISLSGNTNIIEIGSNKAILTLENGDQVALEKGKSFQAETISANGEKIIYSSRNKSDKAKEKLQFNYLTIPRGGQFFVQLSDGTEVWLNSDSKLKYPVKFIKGEIREIELVYGEAYLKVSPSENHDGVSFNVRTKAQTINVLGTEFNIKAYNDDDEIATTLVEGKVAIKKGKIEKILRPNQQSRIVQNLDRIEVMDVDVSQEISWIDGMFTFNEESLGEMMKVISRWYDVEVVFESAKRKNFVFTGVLERTKSFTDILKLIETTSEGEVEFEINRKTIIIR, encoded by the coding sequence ATGGGGAGTTCAAAAAAACATAAAATAATAATTAAATTTCTCAATAGAGAAGCAAATTATAAGGAACTAGAAAAATTAAATACTTGGTTAAAAAATGCTAAAAATGTTCCAATATTTAATCATTTCGTTCAAACAGAATATATAATCGCGTTATGCATGGCAGAATATAATTTGAAAAAGGCGAAAAAGTCTATAGAAACTAAAATCAAAAATTCTGAGAAAAAGCAAAAAGTAACTCTTTATAAAAGAATGACTGTAGCTGCTACAGTACTATTAATTATCGGGGTATCAATGTTTAGATTAAACAATGACCACAAAATTTCCCTGTCTGGAAATACAAATATAATTGAGATAGGTTCAAATAAAGCAATACTTACTTTGGAAAATGGTGATCAAGTAGCATTGGAAAAAGGAAAAAGTTTTCAGGCAGAAACTATAAGCGCTAATGGAGAGAAAATTATTTATTCGTCTCGAAATAAAAGTGATAAAGCAAAGGAAAAATTACAATTTAATTATTTGACAATTCCAAGGGGGGGGCAGTTTTTTGTCCAATTATCTGATGGAACTGAAGTCTGGTTGAATTCAGATTCAAAATTGAAATACCCTGTAAAATTTATTAAAGGAGAAATCAGAGAAATAGAACTTGTTTACGGTGAGGCTTATTTAAAGGTGTCTCCTAGTGAAAATCATGATGGAGTCTCTTTCAATGTACGTACTAAAGCGCAAACGATAAATGTTCTGGGAACAGAGTTTAATATAAAAGCTTATAATGATGATGACGAAATTGCAACAACGTTGGTTGAGGGAAAAGTTGCGATAAAAAAAGGCAAGATTGAAAAGATTTTAAGACCAAATCAGCAATCTCGAATTGTTCAAAATTTAGATAGAATTGAGGTTATGGATGTTGACGTGTCTCAGGAAATTTCTTGGATAGATGGAATGTTTACTTTTAATGAAGAATCTTTAGGGGAAATGATGAAAGTAATATCAAGATGGTATGATGTTGAAGTTGTTTTTGAATCAGCCAAACGAAAGAATTTTGTTTTTACAGGGGTATTGGAAAGAACAAAATCATTTACTGATATTCTGAAACTTATTGAAACGACAAGCGAAGGAGAAGTGGAATTTGAAATTAACAGAAAAACAATAATAATAAGATAA
- a CDS encoding heparinase II/III domain-containing protein → MKLKTLLNLSIVTVALIMSSFVGGQESLPILDNPMSTRYFQKKLRKSLPRLVYTKESVKHVRKKIKTDSVLQNMYAAIKLNADAIYKEPLLEYIIEGRRLLDVSRELLYRMNMLGFVYLMENDEKSLARINDELLTVCNFVNWNPSHFLDVAEMALGVAIAIDWTQDNLPESTIQLAKKALLEKAILKSWPKKNKKWGIAYGNTNWNQVCAGGLVAASIAIADENPELGVKTIHRVLDGLPNALATYGPDGNYPEGATYWDYATAYSVTTNSIFQSAFGTDFGSYDVPGFKESAKFRLLSECPSGFYFNFSDCKDEQNANGNSSLAWFAMKSGNEAFFKKKSFLQPFDKMDKLSRFDGIAMLWLAKYKKRFFKGIPTAWKGDGKNPIAIFKSHAEDKNQFYLGCKGGRASISHGNMDAGSFVFELNGIRWSIDPGVQGYHELEKEGFNLWSNAQDGDRWTLLTKNNFGHSTLTINNELFLNNAFAPLINFKEGDKPEASFDLSSVFGKNIKKAHRRFLKESTTSLLIEDDLEVSDSTKLITWQMMTTANVKIVKEGAILSQGGKKLRLENISHPNITVSIISLYPSPLKLDKQIEGLKRIEIRIPAWIIESRKTKIKVKLSEF, encoded by the coding sequence ATGAAATTAAAAACACTTTTAAATTTATCAATAGTTACCGTGGCATTGATAATGTCTTCCTTTGTTGGCGGTCAGGAAAGCCTTCCTATTCTCGACAATCCTATGTCTACACGATATTTTCAAAAAAAACTTAGAAAAAGCCTTCCCCGTTTAGTTTATACAAAGGAAAGTGTTAAACATGTGAGAAAAAAAATAAAAACAGATTCTGTTCTTCAAAATATGTATGCTGCTATTAAATTGAATGCAGATGCCATTTATAAAGAGCCACTTTTAGAATATATTATAGAGGGTAGGCGCTTGTTGGATGTATCTCGAGAATTATTATACCGCATGAATATGCTAGGATTTGTTTATTTGATGGAGAATGATGAAAAATCGTTAGCTCGTATTAATGACGAATTATTAACTGTGTGCAATTTTGTCAATTGGAATCCTTCACATTTTTTAGATGTAGCAGAAATGGCTCTTGGGGTTGCTATTGCTATTGATTGGACGCAAGATAATTTGCCAGAATCTACCATACAATTAGCTAAAAAAGCATTGTTGGAAAAGGCAATTCTTAAATCGTGGCCCAAAAAAAATAAAAAATGGGGAATTGCTTATGGTAATACCAATTGGAATCAAGTATGTGCAGGTGGGTTAGTTGCAGCATCAATTGCCATTGCTGATGAAAACCCAGAACTAGGAGTTAAAACTATCCACAGAGTACTGGATGGTCTCCCAAATGCTTTAGCTACTTATGGTCCTGATGGTAATTATCCAGAGGGAGCAACCTATTGGGATTATGCAACAGCCTACTCGGTAACAACAAATAGTATTTTTCAGAGCGCTTTTGGTACCGATTTTGGGAGTTATGATGTGCCTGGTTTTAAGGAGAGTGCCAAGTTTAGACTGCTAAGTGAATGTCCTTCGGGTTTCTACTTTAACTTTTCAGATTGTAAAGATGAACAAAATGCTAATGGCAATTCTAGTCTTGCCTGGTTTGCAATGAAATCAGGAAATGAAGCTTTTTTCAAGAAAAAAAGTTTTTTACAGCCTTTTGACAAAATGGATAAACTTTCGCGATTTGATGGTATTGCTATGTTATGGTTAGCCAAATATAAGAAGCGATTTTTCAAGGGTATTCCAACGGCTTGGAAAGGAGATGGTAAAAACCCTATAGCTATTTTTAAATCTCATGCAGAAGATAAGAATCAATTTTATTTGGGTTGCAAAGGGGGGAGAGCAAGCATAAGCCATGGTAATATGGACGCGGGTTCTTTTGTATTTGAATTAAATGGCATACGTTGGTCTATAGATCCGGGCGTTCAAGGATATCATGAATTGGAAAAAGAGGGTTTTAATCTTTGGTCCAATGCACAAGATGGTGATCGGTGGACATTACTAACGAAAAATAACTTTGGGCATAGTACTCTGACTATTAATAATGAATTATTTTTGAATAATGCTTTTGCTCCTTTAATTAATTTTAAGGAAGGAGATAAGCCAGAGGCTAGTTTTGATTTGAGCTCTGTTTTTGGAAAAAACATTAAAAAAGCACATAGGCGATTTCTAAAAGAAAGTACGACTTCGTTATTAATTGAAGATGATTTAGAAGTTTCAGATAGTACAAAATTAATAACGTGGCAAATGATGACAACTGCCAACGTCAAAATTGTTAAGGAAGGCGCCATTCTTAGTCAAGGAGGTAAGAAATTGAGACTTGAAAATATATCGCATCCAAATATAACTGTGTCTATAATATCCCTTTACCCTTCCCCATTAAAATTAGACAAGCAAATTGAAGGATTAAAACGTATTGAAATACGAATTCCTGCTTGGATTATAGAGTCAAGGAAAACAAAAATTAAAGTTAAACTGTCAGAGTTTTAA